A DNA window from Schistocerca americana isolate TAMUIC-IGC-003095 chromosome 4, iqSchAmer2.1, whole genome shotgun sequence contains the following coding sequences:
- the LOC124612693 gene encoding serine-threonine kinase receptor-associated protein-like, producing the protein MANLRQTPLTCSGHTRPVVHLAFSDITECGYFLISACKDGKPMLRQGDTGDWIGAFEGHKGAVWGVALNPQASKAATGAADFNAKVWDAVSGEEIHSFQHNHIVKSVNFSSDSELFVTGSNEKLIRVFDLNKPEATPSTFAGHTSGIRHVLFFRNDSHLVSCADDRSLRVWDRTSGQEVQKLEFSAIPSSLEVSRDGTTITVTHGNIVSFWDANSLEKIREFTVPTQVNSASLHPDKTIFVCGGEDLKMYKFDYTTGTEIESFKGHFGPVHCVRFSPDGELYASGSEDGTLHLWQTTVGKTYGLWKCIEGTLAEPIAPQKQEVSAS; encoded by the coding sequence ATGGCTAATTTGAGACAGACTCCTTTGACTTGCAGTGGACATACTAGACCAGTAGTGCATTTAGCTTTTAGTGATATAACGGAATGTGGATACTTTTTAATATCGGCTTGCAAAGATGGCAAGCCCATGCTACGCCAGGGAGACACAGGTGACTGGATTGGCGCATTTGAGGGTCATAAGGGTGCTGTTTGGGGTGTTGCACTAAACCCGCAGGCATCAAAAGCTGCCACAGGTGCAGCTGATTTCAATGCCAAGGTGTGggatgctgtttccggtgaagagATTCATTCTTTTCAACATAATCATATCGTAAAGAGTGTTAATTTTTCTTCAGATAGTGAACTTTTTGTAACTGGTAGCAACGAAAAGCTTATCAGAGTCTTTGATCTCAACAAACCAGAAGCAACCCCTTCCACATTTGCTGGACACACTTCGGGAATCAGGCATGTGTTGTTCTTCAGGAATGACTCTCATCTTGTGAGCTGTGCTGACGATCGCTCTCTGAGAGTTTGGGACCGAACATCTGGACAGGAAGTACAGAAACTTGAATTCTCAGCCATTCCCAGTAGTCTGGAGGTGTCACGAGATGGTACAACTATTACTGTGACCCATGGGAATATAGTAAGCTTTTGGGATGCAAACAGCTTGGAGAAGATAAGAGAATTCACCGTCCCTACACAAGTAAATTCTGCATCGTTGCATCCTGATAAGACTATATTTGTTTGTGGTGGAGAAGACTTGAAAATGTATAAATTTGATTACactacaggaactgaaattgaatccTTCAAAGGTCACTTTGGACCAGTTCACTGTGTGAGGTTCTCCCCTGATGGTGAGCTGTATGCTTCTGGTTCAGAGGATGGAACTTTACATTTGTGGCAGACAACTGTTGGCAAGACGTATGGCTTGTGGAAATGCATTGAGGGAACACTGGCAGAGCCAATTGCCCCACAAAAGCAGGAAGTTTCAGCCAGCTAG